TCCTGCCCGCTTTTGTTTTACTATAGAGAGTATTGAAAGTTACCTTATCGTAGCTTTGATGAGGGGAAGAAGTGATTGTTGAATAGAATTTAATGAGATTTGTGGTATTATTTTGTTTTGTTAATTGATGAGAAAGTATTATATTTATTATAGCCATAGCATAACAATTGTTTTTAATTTAAAAACCTTATTCAATGCTGGCTATTGGCCCGGATTGGGCAATAGAATCAGTGGAGGTGCACATCATCTCCCAATTGTTTAACCTAACCCTTCGTGAAGCAAAAGAATGGATAGATTCCTTACATGTTATTCTCGGAAAAGAAAGAGGAGAACAAGTTAACCTATGCGAATTCTGTACCTACCATGGTTTTGATATTGACATATTAATTCCTGATTTCATTGCGCTCACTGGGTATTAAAAACTAAACTCACATGGGAAAAAAATGTGAGCTGTTCACTGCGGTGAACAGCAAAGTCGTCAATCGTTAAGACCAGCTGGTCTTATCGGCGAATGGCATGGTAATGTTTCCATTCGTAGCCGGCTGGTAAAAGTATTTTTTACCTGTTATGGCAAAATTAAGGATAAGCCTAAGTGGCTTATCCTTTTTTATTTGAGATCAATTTCTGGAAATAATTTTCCCCCATTATTTCGATAAGTCTATTAACCAGCATATATACTTTGGTCGTATTGTCAGCAGGGAAAAAATAGTTTGCGTTTTTCTCAAGAGAAGCCGCATTTTTTAAAGCTTTCTTTGTATAAGGTAAGATTTTTTCCGGCTGATAGCCACCTTTGATTATGGTTGGAAGAATATGCTTCAATTCCTGTGGCTTCATACGAATGGTTGGGAGTTTCTTTTTGAAATGTATATAAAGCCATACTTCAAAGCAGGGATTACTTAATACCAGTTGCCAGTTCTTTCCTTTACAGATTTCGTATAATTCTCTGAATACATTTTCATCATGATGATCTACATCCATCACAAGGTATACTTCATCAATTTCTGCCAGCCCTACTTTTTCAGCATGTGCTTCTGCCCGCGCAAGTACCCATTTCGGAGCTGATAGTGTAGGGTTATCAGTTGCGATAGTCACTGTCAGTTTGGGCGAAGCTGCTTCGAAATGTTTGAAGTAATTCGGCTCTGTCAGTGCGCCTTCGCAGGCTATTACAATGCGGGATGCATCCCGGTAGGGAGGATGTTTTGCATACGATAGGTTTTCAATATTCATAGATTTACCATTTTAATAATTCAAGAGGGGCAGTGAAAGGAATGGCGCCAAAGCGATTGATCAGGTAACCTTTGCGGATATCCAATTTGGTGTTAATAATGAAATCATTCAGGCTGTAAAGTCCGGTAGCACCGGTTTCCTGATCCTTTACAGCAAACCATATTTCATCGTTACGAAATATATCGGGGTCGAGTAAATTTGATTCATGCGTAGTGAATATCAGCTGCCCCTTTGTATTTGAGTAGTGCATGATTTTCTTTATCAATGCGATAATCAGTACAGGGTGAATACTTTGTTCGACTTCATCTATTATAATAGTGACAGGGCTGTGTATCATTGACCAGCATACCGGCATCAATTCCAACAGTCTTTTTGAACCTGTGGATTCTTCCATGAGATCGAAAGGGAAGTTGTGATGGAAAGCGGTTATTAAATTAATAATTATCTGGTCATTCTCTTTGGTAGTAAATATTCTGCGGTTATTAACGGTGAAAATCTTACGGGGTTCAAGTAAAAGTTCCGGATGCTCATCTTTAGGATCATACTCAGCCATGAACTCAGTGCGCGGTGTTTTTTTAAGTGTGAGAAAATCAATACCGGTATCTAATGTTCTGAGTAATTCATTGCTAAATGAAAAGAAAGCCGGATTGGTGCAAAGTTCATGCAGGCACTCAATGAGTCCGGTATTATGACGGATAATAATTAATTGAGTGGTGATCCAGGTGTATGCCTCTATATGAGTGTTTAGACGGAGTTTATTTTCATGGTGTTTGAATAAGAGAGATGGTGCTTTATCAATACCCGATTCATACAGGTATTCTTCAAGAACGCTGTTATCATCAATAGTAAGGCCATATAAGAAGATTTTTTCAGCGGTAAAGAATTCAATTAAAAATGAGGATGGTTTGTCCTGATTTTCTATTTTTAACCTGAATTTTTGACGGCTATTACTCGTACTGATATAGCCAGCTTTAACCCAACATTGCAGATTCTCAAGCACATCAATGAGATTGGATTTTCCTGCACCATTAGCGCCATAAATAGCCGTTGATTTAAGCACCTTTACTTTGCCCTGGTCATAAATGTGATGTGGATGACTGTTGCCTGGCCCGGGAAAGGTGTTAAACTCGGTGATTGCATCAAAGGACAGGTAGTTGGATATAACAAATCTTAGTAGCATACAGGAGGTATAGGTTATTTTGAGTTTCGGGTTTTTCAATGAATAGTAATATATGAATTTTAATTTATTTATGTCCGATTGTGAACAATATTTGTTTGAAACCGAACATTATTAGAATA
This Chitinophaga sancti DNA region includes the following protein-coding sequences:
- a CDS encoding RloB family protein; translation: MNIENLSYAKHPPYRDASRIVIACEGALTEPNYFKHFEAASPKLTVTIATDNPTLSAPKWVLARAEAHAEKVGLAEIDEVYLVMDVDHHDENVFRELYEICKGKNWQLVLSNPCFEVWLYIHFKKKLPTIRMKPQELKHILPTIIKGGYQPEKILPYTKKALKNAASLEKNANYFFPADNTTKVYMLVNRLIEIMGENYFQKLISNKKG
- a CDS encoding ATP-binding protein codes for the protein MLLRFVISNYLSFDAITEFNTFPGPGNSHPHHIYDQGKVKVLKSTAIYGANGAGKSNLIDVLENLQCWVKAGYISTSNSRQKFRLKIENQDKPSSFLIEFFTAEKIFLYGLTIDDNSVLEEYLYESGIDKAPSLLFKHHENKLRLNTHIEAYTWITTQLIIIRHNTGLIECLHELCTNPAFFSFSNELLRTLDTGIDFLTLKKTPRTEFMAEYDPKDEHPELLLEPRKIFTVNNRRIFTTKENDQIIINLITAFHHNFPFDLMEESTGSKRLLELMPVCWSMIHSPVTIIIDEVEQSIHPVLIIALIKKIMHYSNTKGQLIFTTHESNLLDPDIFRNDEIWFAVKDQETGATGLYSLNDFIINTKLDIRKGYLINRFGAIPFTAPLELLKW